The Nycticebus coucang isolate mNycCou1 chromosome 2, mNycCou1.pri, whole genome shotgun sequence genome includes a window with the following:
- the SLC2A8 gene encoding solute carrier family 2, facilitated glucose transporter member 8 isoform X2: MTPEDQEEAQPLLGPPGGSPRGRRVFLAAFAAALGPLSFGFALGYSSPAIPSLQRAAPPAPRLNDSAASWFGAIVTLGAAAGGVLGGWLVDRAGRKLSLLLCTVPFVVGFAVITAAQDVWMLLGGRLLTGLACGIASLVAPVYISEIAYPAVRGMLGSCVQLMVVIGILLAYLTGWVLEWRWLAVLGCVPPSLMLLLMCWMPETPRFLLTQHRHQEAMAALQFLWGSEQSWAEPSIGEHQGFHLALLVQPGIYKPFVIGISLMAFQQLSGVNAVMFYAETIFEEAKFKDSSLASVVVGVIQVLFTAVAALIMDRAGRRLLLVLSGMVMVFSTSAFGAYFKLTQDGPSNSSHVAFLAPVSTEPIDTSVGLAWLAVGSMCLFIAGFAIGWGPIPWLLMSEIFPLHIKGVATGVCVLTNWLMAFLVTKEFSSIMVVLRPYGAFWLTSAFCIFGVLFSLFCVPETKGKTLEQITAHFEGR; encoded by the exons ATGACGCCTGAGGACCAAGAAGAGGCCCAGCCGCTCCTGGGGCCGCCTGGCGGCAG CCCCCGCGGCCGCCGCGTCTTCCTCGCCGCCTTCGCCGCCGCCCTTGGCCCGCTCAGCTTCGGCTTCGCGCTCGGCTACAGCTCCCCGGCCATTCCGAGCCTGCAGCGCGCCGCGCCCCCGGCCCCGCGCCTCAACGACAGCGCCGCCTCCTGGTTCGGG GCCATCGTGACCCTGGGCGCCGCGGCTGGGGGCGTGCTAGGCGGCTGGCTCGTGGACCGCGCCGGACGCAAACTGAGTCTCCTGCTCTGCACCGTGCCTTTCGTGGTCGGTTTTGCCGTCATCACCGCGGCCCAGGATGTGTGGATGCTGCTGGGGGGCCGCCTCCTCACCGGACTGGCCTGCGGCATCGCCTCGCTAGTGGCTCCG GTCTATATCTCTGAAATTGCCTACCCAGCAGTCCGGGGGATGCTGGGCTCCTGTGTGCAGCTGATGGTCGTCATAGGCATCCTCCTGGCCTACCTGACAG GTTGGGTCCTGGAGTGGCGCTGGCTGGCCGTGCTGGGCTGTGTGCCCCCCTCCCTCATGTTGCTGCTCATGTGCTGGATGCCAGAGACCCCCCGCTTCCTGCTGACACAGCATAGACACCAGGAGGCCATGGCTGCCCTGCAGTTTCTGTGGGGCTCTGAGCAGAGCTGGGCAGAACCCTCCATTGGGGAGCATCAG GGGTTTCACCTGGCCCTGCTGGTCCAGCCTGGCATCTACAAGCCCTTCGTCATCGGCATCTCACTGATGGCTTTCCAGCAGCTGTCGGGGGTCAATGCTGTCATGTTCTATGCAGAGACCATCTTTGAAGAAGCCAAGTTCAAG GACAGCAGCCTGGCCTCAGTCGTCGTAGGTGTCATCCAGGTGCTATTCACAGCTGTGGCTGCCCTCATCATGGACAGAGCAGGACGGAGGCTGCTCTTGGTCTTGTCAG GAATGGTCATGGTGTTTAGCACGAGTGCCTTTGGCGCCTACTTCAAGCTGACCCAGGATGGCCCCAGCAACTCTTCGCATGTGGCCTTTTTGGCACCTGTCTCCACGGAGCCCATTGACACCAGTGTGGGGCTGGCCTGGTTGGCTGTGGGCAGCATGTGCCTCTTCATTGCTG GCTTCGCTATAGGCTGGGGGCCCATCCCCTGGCTCCTCATGTCAGAGATCTTCCCTCTGCACATCAAGGGTGTGGCTACAGGCGTCTGTGTCCTCACCAACTGGCTCATGGCCTTTCTCGTGACAAAAGAGTTCAGTAGCATCATG GTGGTCCTCAGGCCCTATGGAGCCTTCTGGCTCACCTCTGCCTTCTGCATCTTCGGTGTCCTTTTCAGCTTGTTTTGTGTCCCTGAAACCAAAGGAAAGACTTTGGAACAAATCACAGCCCATTTTGAGGGGCGATGA
- the SLC2A8 gene encoding solute carrier family 2, facilitated glucose transporter member 8 isoform X4, which produces MLLGGRLLTGLACGIASLVAPVYISEIAYPAVRGMLGSCVQLMVVIGILLAYLTGWVLEWRWLAVLGCVPPSLMLLLMCWMPETPRFLLTQHRHQEAMAALQFLWGSEQSWAEPSIGEHQGFHLALLVQPGIYKPFVIGISLMAFQQLSGVNAVMFYAETIFEEAKFKDSSLASVVVGVIQVLFTAVAALIMDRAGRRLLLVLSGMVMVFSTSAFGAYFKLTQDGPSNSSHVAFLAPVSTEPIDTSVGLAWLAVGSMCLFIAGFAIGWGPIPWLLMSEIFPLHIKGVATGVCVLTNWLMAFLVTKEFSSIMVVLRPYGAFWLTSAFCIFGVLFSLFCVPETKGKTLEQITAHFEGR; this is translated from the exons ATGCTGCTGGGGGGCCGCCTCCTCACCGGACTGGCCTGCGGCATCGCCTCGCTAGTGGCTCCG GTCTATATCTCTGAAATTGCCTACCCAGCAGTCCGGGGGATGCTGGGCTCCTGTGTGCAGCTGATGGTCGTCATAGGCATCCTCCTGGCCTACCTGACAG GTTGGGTCCTGGAGTGGCGCTGGCTGGCCGTGCTGGGCTGTGTGCCCCCCTCCCTCATGTTGCTGCTCATGTGCTGGATGCCAGAGACCCCCCGCTTCCTGCTGACACAGCATAGACACCAGGAGGCCATGGCTGCCCTGCAGTTTCTGTGGGGCTCTGAGCAGAGCTGGGCAGAACCCTCCATTGGGGAGCATCAG GGGTTTCACCTGGCCCTGCTGGTCCAGCCTGGCATCTACAAGCCCTTCGTCATCGGCATCTCACTGATGGCTTTCCAGCAGCTGTCGGGGGTCAATGCTGTCATGTTCTATGCAGAGACCATCTTTGAAGAAGCCAAGTTCAAG GACAGCAGCCTGGCCTCAGTCGTCGTAGGTGTCATCCAGGTGCTATTCACAGCTGTGGCTGCCCTCATCATGGACAGAGCAGGACGGAGGCTGCTCTTGGTCTTGTCAG GAATGGTCATGGTGTTTAGCACGAGTGCCTTTGGCGCCTACTTCAAGCTGACCCAGGATGGCCCCAGCAACTCTTCGCATGTGGCCTTTTTGGCACCTGTCTCCACGGAGCCCATTGACACCAGTGTGGGGCTGGCCTGGTTGGCTGTGGGCAGCATGTGCCTCTTCATTGCTG GCTTCGCTATAGGCTGGGGGCCCATCCCCTGGCTCCTCATGTCAGAGATCTTCCCTCTGCACATCAAGGGTGTGGCTACAGGCGTCTGTGTCCTCACCAACTGGCTCATGGCCTTTCTCGTGACAAAAGAGTTCAGTAGCATCATG GTGGTCCTCAGGCCCTATGGAGCCTTCTGGCTCACCTCTGCCTTCTGCATCTTCGGTGTCCTTTTCAGCTTGTTTTGTGTCCCTGAAACCAAAGGAAAGACTTTGGAACAAATCACAGCCCATTTTGAGGGGCGATGA
- the SLC2A8 gene encoding solute carrier family 2, facilitated glucose transporter member 8 isoform X1: MTPEDQEEAQPLLGPPGGSSPRGRRVFLAAFAAALGPLSFGFALGYSSPAIPSLQRAAPPAPRLNDSAASWFGAIVTLGAAAGGVLGGWLVDRAGRKLSLLLCTVPFVVGFAVITAAQDVWMLLGGRLLTGLACGIASLVAPVYISEIAYPAVRGMLGSCVQLMVVIGILLAYLTGWVLEWRWLAVLGCVPPSLMLLLMCWMPETPRFLLTQHRHQEAMAALQFLWGSEQSWAEPSIGEHQGFHLALLVQPGIYKPFVIGISLMAFQQLSGVNAVMFYAETIFEEAKFKDSSLASVVVGVIQVLFTAVAALIMDRAGRRLLLVLSGMVMVFSTSAFGAYFKLTQDGPSNSSHVAFLAPVSTEPIDTSVGLAWLAVGSMCLFIAGFAIGWGPIPWLLMSEIFPLHIKGVATGVCVLTNWLMAFLVTKEFSSIMVVLRPYGAFWLTSAFCIFGVLFSLFCVPETKGKTLEQITAHFEGR; this comes from the exons ATGACGCCTGAGGACCAAGAAGAGGCCCAGCCGCTCCTGGGGCCGCCTGGCGGCAG CAGCCCCCGCGGCCGCCGCGTCTTCCTCGCCGCCTTCGCCGCCGCCCTTGGCCCGCTCAGCTTCGGCTTCGCGCTCGGCTACAGCTCCCCGGCCATTCCGAGCCTGCAGCGCGCCGCGCCCCCGGCCCCGCGCCTCAACGACAGCGCCGCCTCCTGGTTCGGG GCCATCGTGACCCTGGGCGCCGCGGCTGGGGGCGTGCTAGGCGGCTGGCTCGTGGACCGCGCCGGACGCAAACTGAGTCTCCTGCTCTGCACCGTGCCTTTCGTGGTCGGTTTTGCCGTCATCACCGCGGCCCAGGATGTGTGGATGCTGCTGGGGGGCCGCCTCCTCACCGGACTGGCCTGCGGCATCGCCTCGCTAGTGGCTCCG GTCTATATCTCTGAAATTGCCTACCCAGCAGTCCGGGGGATGCTGGGCTCCTGTGTGCAGCTGATGGTCGTCATAGGCATCCTCCTGGCCTACCTGACAG GTTGGGTCCTGGAGTGGCGCTGGCTGGCCGTGCTGGGCTGTGTGCCCCCCTCCCTCATGTTGCTGCTCATGTGCTGGATGCCAGAGACCCCCCGCTTCCTGCTGACACAGCATAGACACCAGGAGGCCATGGCTGCCCTGCAGTTTCTGTGGGGCTCTGAGCAGAGCTGGGCAGAACCCTCCATTGGGGAGCATCAG GGGTTTCACCTGGCCCTGCTGGTCCAGCCTGGCATCTACAAGCCCTTCGTCATCGGCATCTCACTGATGGCTTTCCAGCAGCTGTCGGGGGTCAATGCTGTCATGTTCTATGCAGAGACCATCTTTGAAGAAGCCAAGTTCAAG GACAGCAGCCTGGCCTCAGTCGTCGTAGGTGTCATCCAGGTGCTATTCACAGCTGTGGCTGCCCTCATCATGGACAGAGCAGGACGGAGGCTGCTCTTGGTCTTGTCAG GAATGGTCATGGTGTTTAGCACGAGTGCCTTTGGCGCCTACTTCAAGCTGACCCAGGATGGCCCCAGCAACTCTTCGCATGTGGCCTTTTTGGCACCTGTCTCCACGGAGCCCATTGACACCAGTGTGGGGCTGGCCTGGTTGGCTGTGGGCAGCATGTGCCTCTTCATTGCTG GCTTCGCTATAGGCTGGGGGCCCATCCCCTGGCTCCTCATGTCAGAGATCTTCCCTCTGCACATCAAGGGTGTGGCTACAGGCGTCTGTGTCCTCACCAACTGGCTCATGGCCTTTCTCGTGACAAAAGAGTTCAGTAGCATCATG GTGGTCCTCAGGCCCTATGGAGCCTTCTGGCTCACCTCTGCCTTCTGCATCTTCGGTGTCCTTTTCAGCTTGTTTTGTGTCCCTGAAACCAAAGGAAAGACTTTGGAACAAATCACAGCCCATTTTGAGGGGCGATGA
- the SLC2A8 gene encoding solute carrier family 2, facilitated glucose transporter member 8 isoform X3, which yields MTPEDQEEAQPLLGPPGGSSPRGRRVFLAAFAAALGPLSFGFALGYSSPAIPSLQRAAPPAPRLNDSAASWFGAIVTLGAAAGGVLGGWLVDRAGRKLSLLLCTVPFVVGFAVITAAQDVWMLLGGRLLTGLACGIASLVAPVYISEIAYPAVRGMLGSCVQLMVVIGILLAYLTGWVLEWRWLAVLGCVPPSLMLLLMCWMPETPRFLLTQHRHQEAMAALQFLWGSEQSWAEPSIGEHQGFHLALLVQPGIYKPFVIGISLMAFQQLSGVNAVMFYAETIFEEAKFKDSSLASVVVGVIQVLFTAVAALIMDRAGRRLLLVLSGMVMVFSTSAFGAYFKLTQDGPSNSSHVAFLAPVSTEPIDTSVGLAWLAVGSMCLFIAGGPQALWSLLAHLCLLHLRCPFQLVLCP from the exons ATGACGCCTGAGGACCAAGAAGAGGCCCAGCCGCTCCTGGGGCCGCCTGGCGGCAG CAGCCCCCGCGGCCGCCGCGTCTTCCTCGCCGCCTTCGCCGCCGCCCTTGGCCCGCTCAGCTTCGGCTTCGCGCTCGGCTACAGCTCCCCGGCCATTCCGAGCCTGCAGCGCGCCGCGCCCCCGGCCCCGCGCCTCAACGACAGCGCCGCCTCCTGGTTCGGG GCCATCGTGACCCTGGGCGCCGCGGCTGGGGGCGTGCTAGGCGGCTGGCTCGTGGACCGCGCCGGACGCAAACTGAGTCTCCTGCTCTGCACCGTGCCTTTCGTGGTCGGTTTTGCCGTCATCACCGCGGCCCAGGATGTGTGGATGCTGCTGGGGGGCCGCCTCCTCACCGGACTGGCCTGCGGCATCGCCTCGCTAGTGGCTCCG GTCTATATCTCTGAAATTGCCTACCCAGCAGTCCGGGGGATGCTGGGCTCCTGTGTGCAGCTGATGGTCGTCATAGGCATCCTCCTGGCCTACCTGACAG GTTGGGTCCTGGAGTGGCGCTGGCTGGCCGTGCTGGGCTGTGTGCCCCCCTCCCTCATGTTGCTGCTCATGTGCTGGATGCCAGAGACCCCCCGCTTCCTGCTGACACAGCATAGACACCAGGAGGCCATGGCTGCCCTGCAGTTTCTGTGGGGCTCTGAGCAGAGCTGGGCAGAACCCTCCATTGGGGAGCATCAG GGGTTTCACCTGGCCCTGCTGGTCCAGCCTGGCATCTACAAGCCCTTCGTCATCGGCATCTCACTGATGGCTTTCCAGCAGCTGTCGGGGGTCAATGCTGTCATGTTCTATGCAGAGACCATCTTTGAAGAAGCCAAGTTCAAG GACAGCAGCCTGGCCTCAGTCGTCGTAGGTGTCATCCAGGTGCTATTCACAGCTGTGGCTGCCCTCATCATGGACAGAGCAGGACGGAGGCTGCTCTTGGTCTTGTCAG GAATGGTCATGGTGTTTAGCACGAGTGCCTTTGGCGCCTACTTCAAGCTGACCCAGGATGGCCCCAGCAACTCTTCGCATGTGGCCTTTTTGGCACCTGTCTCCACGGAGCCCATTGACACCAGTGTGGGGCTGGCCTGGTTGGCTGTGGGCAGCATGTGCCTCTTCATTGCTG GTGGTCCTCAGGCCCTATGGAGCCTTCTGGCTCACCTCTGCCTTCTGCATCTTCGGTGTCCTTTTCAGCTTGTTTTGTGTCCCTGA